The genomic segment GAGAATCAAAATGTTGCTGGCATCAATACCTCAGATGCAGCAGCCATATGAAGGGTTGCTGGCCCGAGTCAAATCCTttaggcataatatataaatacactTAAATTTTGCCTCAGTTGGCAAGCGTGCGTTCCAACTTTGAGAGTGCACATCTAAACACCTCATCTTGGTCTCAACTAGTTAGCAAGTAAACATTGTGTTAGTTGAAAATTCAAAGGGGCAACCCGGTGCATTAAAGCTCCTGCTATGGCAGGGTTATAGCAGGGTTCGGAGAAGGGCCCGACCACAATGGTCTATTTTACGCAGCCTCACCTTGCATTTatgctagaggctgtttccaaggcttgaacccgtgacctcctggtcacatgacaacaactttaccatgtACTCCAAGAGAACATTCCAACTTGCAAAATGGCCATCTAGACACCTCCAAAATTTGTGGTGTCACCTCAGGCAACGTTAGGTGCCTACAAGATATAGTATTATGCTAATTTTTCAGTGATATTTTGGCTTGTTGAAACCTGTCCCGGTTTCATATGGTCTCCGCGCTCGCAGTTAATGACGTCGTTTTACATCTTATGATGTGCAGGTCTGAATTCATTTTTATTAATCCCAATTCCAAAGGGCAATGTGGTTGTGGTGAGTCTTTCATGACAACAGCCAGTAAAGGACCTGGAAAGTGAGATGATTTTCACTGAGACATGATGTTTATAATGTACTTTTCACTAGGATAGACAAAagcataaaataaagaattattccTCATCTGCCATATcttatacatatcttttttacTGTGTTTATTAGATGTAAAAATTGCCAGTCATGGCTTTTGTATaatctactgatactgattctTCAGAATTACCAAGCAGTAAAGTTAACTTTGTAGCAAAGGGTGTCACGGTTAATGAAGCGGGTGAAAATTATGGGAGATTTCGGTGTGAAATCCAGCAAAGACAAAAAAACATTTCATTGCATTTCAAAGTACCGTAGCTATCATAATTAGGAATGGAGCATAGGCGTAACGAGCGAAGGTGTTGCCATGTGATTAGGAGGTCACGAGTTTAAACTGTGGAAATAACTGCTTTCAGAAATTCAGGGTAAAACTGCGTATAATAAGCCTCGGTGGTTCGGTCCTTTTCTGGATCCATGCATATCAGGAGCGTAGTGCGTCGGGAGGCCACTTGGTGCCAAATATTGGGTGTTGTGAGAAGCAAATCGAATGTCATTTGTAAATTTCGCAATGAACATAAAATAGAAACCAAAGCTATATTGTCTTAGAGCTCTAATCGAGTTACAAACACGAGAAGATAGGCGGCAAGAGAGGAAGATGGTCAATTTGGCGGCCTACGTTTTCGATTAGTTTCCGATCACCTAGTGCTGTTATTGATGCGAGTTGTAAGGAGTCTTAATCTCATGAGAAATTGGGATATCATTTTTTCAGGCtttcatattttttgttaaataagtAGCTACACTAGTATTTTGCAATCAAATAGGGTCAAATAATGGCATAACACATTCTGTACCTTCTTAACTTAGCCTCAGTTGGCGTTTATGTGTTCCAACTTTGAAcatgcacaagtagacacttaaatttgtataaagttaAATAAGTAGTTATGCGTTCTACATGACATATACATGGCAAATTCATGTGAGATTGTCATATAGATGTCACGTAGGACACGTCtgtctacttgttcaattttatataaatttatgttAGCTGGGATAAATTAAATGACATATTTACCTGGAGGAGGGTTAAAAGTACAAAACCTAATAATGAGTATTTTAGTACCTGGTCAAGTTCTCACAAGAGTATTCTTTTCACTTTGTTGTTACTGACATTGAAATTTGTCTTCcttctttaattgaaataaaaagaaaaggctACCAATAGAGACAGAGCCAGAATTCCAACTAAAAGGGTTTGAtgtttgaagaaaaattaaccgaagaggttcaacatctaatatatatatacatacataaatattacTACTATAATTTTTCGTTGAAGAAAATTCAGACGAACCCCTTTGCCAAAAACTGGCTCCGCCCCTGGCCGCCAatgaaaaaacatcaaaaatgcaAAACAAAAAACCTTCCAATCATATCTCTCTATCATTGTCCTTTCAGGTGTATGTTCATTGGTATGCAACTATGCTTCCAAattcatttttattaatttagataaagatttaagatttaaaGTTTATGATATATAATCACGTTAAGTCAATATACGAGAGTAATTGAATTCATATCACGTGATTCTTTGTAATATAATATATTGGTAAAACTTGATCAACATGTTTCTTATTACATGaaaattatagattttatttaattatacgATGCGATAATGATTTGTTTGAATCTATTGATGTATTCGAAATACAAATTACTcgcattttatttgttgtttgtttttgtgTCTCGTTCGGTATTTTGGTACTCGTACTTTGGTCAAATTCAACTCCCGCATTGAGGGATAAAAACTCGCTATCAAATACAATTTCATATTTAGAACGAAATCAAGACCACTGATTAACCGTGAAAGAGTATCTATAACTTTACTGCAGTTCAAAACTTTTTATAAACAAGATAGTTTGGTATACTATCGTTTTTGCTATGCGCGGGATCCATGAAAAGACTgaaatattaaaggaaaaataacatagacatacaccttaacttgtcatatttacacaaatcccaaactttacaaaataattataaaaagtataaataacataaataccaacactTTTGAAAGTAGTTACACactctcccatttttttaattactttactctctctccctattaatatacataatataaccgacatatacataacattctgtgtatatgttgggatttttgtaatatgtttagggagttgagattttttgtaatattgaaaacataagttgtatatttgtgtaattttgtagttataaaaATCcgaactaattatatatctcgataTATTTAGAatcagaagctaattatgtatctttataacgGAAAAAACGTATCTTCGTTGGACGCGTTATGTATctataaatccaaaataaaagaaattatatcggaagctaattatgtatctttgttggatgaaTCGGGAAACTATTATGTATCGCGGCGGATCCAAACTCAagattttctataattaagcaaaatattaaattttttttataattaagctccaaactatcgaaatttatattatttttacggttaaaattaaaaatacacatAACCACTCCCCCACCCCCGCACAAACCAAGCCCCCAGCCCCCAGCCCCCTAGTTTTTCTACAGTTGTGTACTATGATTGGCCAGCTGAAAGTCACCAGTTGTGACATTGATTCTCACGTGTGTGACCCACTTTTCACACACCAACACACTTTTACTCtgtgtttttttgtgtgtttgtgtCTTGTCTCCCCTCCCCCCTCATGAAACCACCCCACCCCTACCACCCAACATTGCTGGCTTGACCTCATTTTTCTCACAGTAAATGGAATCAGATTCCTTCTATTCTTCCTTCTCTGTTCActctgtgtgtgtgttttcttgatTTGATCAATTGATTGCTTGTTGTGGGTGATGATCAATAATCCCTTTGATTCATATGGTAAGCTTTtgttaaattcttgaaatttttacCAGTTTTTGAGATTCTTTACCTTGTTGTTTATATTGTCCTTTGCTAAAAATTGGATCTTTTTGCTTCACAAATGTTAGCCCAAAAGTTCAAAACTTTATAccttttttcagaaaatagattcTTGATTATGAGTTTCAAGATTGGAAATTGATGAGTTAAAAAATGGATTTTTTGCCCCCAAAAGGTCAAAAGTTTAACTTGATTGTGCTATGTAACCTTTTCAGACAGTAGATTCTTGATTATAAGTTTCAAGTTGGAAATGATGAGTTAAAAATTGGATTTTTTGCCCCAAAGGTCAAAACTTTAACTTGATTGTGCTATGTAATCTTTTCAGACACTAGATTCTTGATTATGAGTTTCAAGATTGGAAATTGATGAGTTAAAGAAGGGATATTTGCCCCAAAGGTCAGAACTTTAACTTGGTATGCTCTTATATTGAGAAAACAGATTCTTGAGTAGGCTGAGTTGGAAATTGATGAGTTAAAGATGGGATTTTTGGCTTCTCATATATTGTCCCAAAGGTCAAAACTTGAACTTGGTATCCTCTGTAAACAGATTCTTGATTTGGGTTTTTGGCTGACTTGTAGTGGGATCAAGAAAATTTGTGTCTGGTAGATTTATCATTTGCCAATTTATTAGAAAGGGTCTCTGGATATTCCATTTTTGGTTGATAATCTGCTGTTGAATTAGCttatgaatatctttcaccagaTATTGGCCTTTAGATTCCTTGACGAGAGTCACTCGGATAATATTGTGATGCAGTTTGGTGTTTTAGTGTATTTCTTGGATTATAGCATTGTTGTCTAGGGGCCcttttgaaattgttgttgtatttgaggGTATGGAGTACCTTCCTGTTGAGGTGATTGGGAACATTTTGTCTCGGCTTGGAGCTGCGCGAGATGTTGTAATTGCATCTTCTACTTGTCGGAAGTGGCGAGAGGCTTGGAGGAATCATCTTCATACACTCACATTTAACTCGAACGATTGGCCAGTTTATCATGAGCTCACAAGGAGCAGACTTGAGATAATTGTAACTCAGACGATTTTCCAGACTAATGGACTGCGTTGCCTTTCAATCATCATGGATGATGTTGATGAGTTCTCTGCTGCTCCTGTGATAGCTTGGCTAATGTATACCAGAGAAACGTTACGCCAGTTGCATTACAATGTCAGGACTACCCCGAACATTAATATACTTGAAAAATGTGGTCGTCAGAGGCTAGAAGTGTTGGCTCTTGCGCATAATACAATCACGGGTGTTGAACCTAGTTACCAAAAGTTCCCTTGCTTGAGGTCTCTTTCACTAAGTTATGTCAGTATATCAGCTTTAGATCTGAGTCTTTTCCTCACAGCCTGCCCGAAAGTTGAGGCCTTGAATCTTGTTAGTATAGACATTGTTATGTCTGATCCACAGGCAACAATGGAGATGACGAGTAACTCTTTGAAAGATATCTATGTTGAAGCCATTAGTTTGGATAAAATCATTCTTGAAGCGGATAGTCTTGAGAAGCTGCATTTGAAAGATTGTACACTTGAGGTCTTTGAGCTTGTCAGCAAGGGTTCGTTGAGACTCCTTAAGATCGATGATGTTAGTGTCATCCATCTAG from the Capsicum annuum cultivar UCD-10X-F1 chromosome 9, UCD10Xv1.1, whole genome shotgun sequence genome contains:
- the LOC107843208 gene encoding F-box/LRR-repeat protein At1g67190; its protein translation is MEYLPVEVIGNILSRLGAARDVVIASSTCRKWREAWRNHLHTLTFNSNDWPVYHELTRSRLEIIVTQTIFQTNGLRCLSIIMDDVDEFSAAPVIAWLMYTRETLRQLHYNVRTTPNINILEKCGRQRLEVLALAHNTITGVEPSYQKFPCLRSLSLSYVSISALDLSLFLTACPKVEALNLVSIDIVMSDPQATMEMTSNSLKDIYVEAISLDKIILEADSLEKLHLKDCTLEVFELVSKGSLRLLKIDDVSVIHLDIGESAENLEIVDVSNFTIMWSKFHHMIAKSSKLRRLRLWQVVFDDDDEAVDIETISACFPQLTHLSLSYELRETALHYGSQDSFQLENVAVLELGWTVISDLFSHWVAGLLERCPNLRKLVIYGVVSETKTHEECHTLANFTSFIVRLMRKYSHVDVQFEYE